The Lycium ferocissimum isolate CSIRO_LF1 chromosome 10, AGI_CSIRO_Lferr_CH_V1, whole genome shotgun sequence genome window below encodes:
- the LOC132034362 gene encoding uncharacterized protein LOC132034362: MENQCLPQSSEAIREVGSSVENEESRNSSSISRHSLDKEAACRVCHCAESDKVGVAALGFLGIIPPAPGSGGVKLDCHQHVKNDENSSTKGSALVEFISPKGEVFVCNGDIEMGSYDDNQDSLNELGCACKNDLAMVHYACALKWFVNHGSTICEICGCLAKNIRTSDFKKVVSSLKQYDALRERTANGVPNPVPVLENSTVDPDAIAAIRRQRLSEIALWFNPHNNYPTAVVTEPPASGSNIVTEEEALPAENTATKWAVESTGILLATGLLTITLAWLIAPHVGKTTAKNGLHILLGGVCALTVVIFFRFFVLTRIKYGPARYWAILFVFWFLVFGIWASRTHGAHAT, from the coding sequence ATGGAAAACCAGTGCTTACCCCAAAGCAGTGAAGCGATTCGTGAAGTGGGTTCATCTGTTGAGAATGAAGAATCAAGAAATTCTTCTTCTATATCACGTCACAGTCTAGATAAGGAGGCAGCTTGTCGAGTGTGCCACTGTGCTGAATCAGACAAGGTCGGAGTTGCTGCTTTAGGATTTCTAGGAATTATTCCACCGGCACCAGGTAGTGGAGGGGTGAAGCTTGATTGTCATCAACatgtgaaaaatgatgaaaacaGTAGCACGAAAGGATCTGCACTAGTTGAATTCATAAGTCCAAAAGGAGAGGTGTTTGTTTGTAATGGTGATATAGAGATGGGTTCTTATGATGATAACCAGGACTCCTTGAATGAGCTTGGCTGTGCGTGCAAAAATGATCTTGCTATGGTACACTATGCTTGTGCACTTAAGTGGTTTGTCAACCATGGATCTACCATATGTGAGATTTGTGGATGTCTTGCAAAAAACATTAGAACTTCGGATTTCAAGAAAGTTGTGAGCTCTTTGAAGCAGTATGATGCATTGAGGGAAAGGACTGCAAATGGGGTCCCTAATCCTGTGCCGGTTCTGGAAAACTCAACTGTAGATCCTGATGCTATTGCAGCTATTCGAAGGCAAAGGTTAAGTGAGATTGCATTGTGGTTCAATCCCCATAACAACTATCCCACTGCAGTTGTTACCGAACCACCGGCTTCTGGTTCTAACATTGTTACAGAAGAAGAAGCTCTTCCTGCAGAAAATACTGCAACCAAATGGGCTGTTGAGAGTACTGGGATCCTGCTTGCTACAGGGCTTCTTACTATCACTCTTGCATGGCTTATTGCTCCTCATGTTGGGAAGACAACTGCCAAAAATGGACTGCATATTCTTCTCGGAGGTGTTTGTGCGTTAACAGTTGTAATATTCTTCCGCTTTTTTGTGCTAACAAGAATCAAATATGGCCCTGCTCGATACTGGGCAATCCTATTTGTCTTTTGGTTTCTTGTGTTTGGTATATGGGCTTCAAGAACACATGGTGCCCATGCTACATGA